One segment of Nocardia farcinica DNA contains the following:
- a CDS encoding CoA transferase subunit A produces MKDKRMSLDDVVGELRSGMTIGIGGWGSRRKPMALVRAILRSDLTDLTVVTYGGPDLGLLCSAGKVRKAYYGFVSLDSTPFYDPWFGKARTSGELVVREMDEGMLKCGLQAAAARLPFLPIRAGLGSDVFTFWEGELKTVTSPYPGPDGTPETLTAMPALTLDAALVHLNLGDKHGNAAYLGVDPYFDDLYCLAAERRYLSVERVVETEELVKTVPPQQLLLNRMMVDGVVEAPGGAHFTLAGEDYGRDEKFQRHYVEAAKSPESWQTFVDTYLAVSEDEYQAAVRRFADQEA; encoded by the coding sequence ATGAAAGACAAACGAATGTCGCTCGACGACGTGGTCGGCGAGCTGCGCAGCGGCATGACCATCGGCATCGGTGGCTGGGGTTCGCGGCGCAAGCCGATGGCGCTGGTGCGTGCCATCCTGCGCTCGGACCTCACCGACCTGACCGTGGTCACCTACGGCGGGCCGGACCTGGGGTTGCTGTGCTCGGCGGGCAAGGTGCGCAAGGCCTACTACGGCTTCGTCTCGCTGGATTCGACGCCGTTCTACGACCCCTGGTTCGGCAAGGCCCGCACCTCCGGTGAGCTGGTGGTCCGGGAGATGGACGAGGGCATGCTCAAGTGCGGGCTGCAGGCGGCCGCCGCCCGGCTGCCGTTCCTGCCGATCCGCGCCGGACTCGGCTCGGACGTGTTCACCTTCTGGGAAGGCGAGCTGAAGACCGTCACCTCGCCCTACCCGGGCCCCGACGGCACGCCCGAAACCCTCACCGCCATGCCCGCGCTCACCCTCGACGCGGCCCTGGTGCACCTGAACCTCGGCGACAAGCACGGCAACGCCGCCTATCTCGGCGTCGACCCCTACTTCGACGACCTGTACTGCCTGGCCGCCGAGCGCCGCTACCTGTCGGTGGAGCGCGTGGTGGAGACCGAGGAACTGGTGAAAACCGTTCCGCCGCAGCAGTTGCTGCTCAACCGGATGATGGTCGACGGCGTGGTCGAGGCGCCCGGCGGCGCGCACTTCACCCTCGCCGGTGAGGACTACGGCCGCGACGAGAAGTTCCAGCGCCACTACGTGGAGGCGGCCAAGTCGCCGGAGAGCTGGCAGACCTTCGTCGACACCTATCTGGCGGTCTCGGAGGACGAGTACCAGGCCGCCGTCCGCCGGTTCGCCGACCAGGAGGCGTAG
- a CDS encoding helix-turn-helix domain-containing protein: protein MADFAARLNKLFETVHPPGRKPHTNAEVAAALTASGHPISKPYLSQLRSGQRTNPSDETVAALAKFFKVKPDYFFNDIYAAKIDHDLELLSQLQGYGLRRLSSRAFDLSEESQNLLTSMAEKLRASEGLPEIPPDGTE, encoded by the coding sequence ATGGCTGATTTCGCGGCGCGGCTGAACAAGCTGTTCGAAACCGTGCATCCCCCGGGGCGCAAGCCACACACCAACGCGGAGGTTGCGGCTGCGCTGACCGCCTCCGGGCATCCGATCTCGAAACCGTATCTGTCCCAGTTGCGGTCGGGGCAGCGGACGAATCCCTCGGATGAAACGGTGGCGGCACTGGCCAAGTTCTTCAAGGTCAAGCCGGACTACTTCTTCAACGACATCTATGCCGCCAAGATCGATCACGATCTCGAGCTGCTGTCCCAGCTGCAGGGCTACGGACTGCGACGGCTGTCGAGTAGGGCTTTCGACCTCTCCGAAGAATCACAGAACCTGCTGACCTCCATGGCGGAGAAGTTGCGGGCCAGCGAAGGCTTGCCCGAGATTCCTCCGGACGGAACGGAATAG
- a CDS encoding nuclear transport factor 2 family protein, giving the protein MTTVTDHPARTAGLASQAAVRARDKQAWLALFAPDAVVEDPIGPSGFDPEGKGHHGTEAIAAFWDKAIAPTESIEFLFGDSFACGNEVAFTGVIRSRLGGHVIDAEGVFTYRVDAAGKLAALRAYWEVDRAMRTARPAQ; this is encoded by the coding sequence ATGACGACCGTCACCGATCACCCCGCCCGCACCGCGGGCCTGGCCTCCCAGGCGGCCGTGCGGGCCCGCGACAAGCAGGCGTGGCTGGCCCTGTTCGCCCCCGACGCGGTGGTGGAGGATCCGATCGGGCCCTCCGGATTCGATCCCGAGGGCAAGGGCCACCACGGCACCGAGGCGATCGCCGCGTTCTGGGACAAGGCCATCGCCCCCACCGAATCCATCGAATTCCTGTTCGGCGATTCCTTCGCCTGCGGGAACGAGGTGGCCTTCACCGGCGTCATCCGCAGCCGCCTGGGCGGCCACGTGATCGACGCCGAAGGCGTGTTCACCTACCGCGTCGACGCCGCGGGCAAGCTCGCGGCGCTGCGCGCCTACTGGGAGGTCGACCGCGCCATGCGGACCGCGCGACCGGCGCAGTGA
- a CDS encoding TIGR03619 family F420-dependent LLM class oxidoreductase — protein MQFTVGIALSPLDQLTALAVTAEECGFSSVALPDSLFYMQSQAAKYPYTADGSRFWGPDTPWVDPLIGATAMAAVTSRIRFYTNVLKLGSRNPLLLARQVGSVANLSNNRFGFGVGIGWAPEEFEWCGQPYARRGARVDEMIEVIKLVLGGGMVEFHGEFYDFEPLQMSPAPSAPVPFYIGGHTEAALRRAARVGDGWTSAMMTFDELTATIGKLDALRAEFDRSAEPFEIQAVCVDRGGRAGYQDLADAGVTDAIVVPWLLEGIGFDGELAAKQDALRRFAEKYIADPIVGRDAR, from the coding sequence CTGCAGTTCACCGTCGGCATCGCGCTGAGCCCGCTCGACCAGCTCACCGCGCTGGCCGTCACGGCCGAGGAGTGCGGGTTCTCCTCGGTCGCGCTGCCGGATTCGCTGTTCTACATGCAGTCCCAGGCGGCGAAGTACCCCTACACCGCCGACGGCAGCCGCTTCTGGGGCCCGGACACCCCGTGGGTCGACCCGCTGATCGGTGCGACCGCGATGGCCGCGGTGACCAGCCGCATCCGCTTCTACACCAATGTGCTGAAGCTGGGTTCGCGCAATCCGCTGCTGCTGGCCAGGCAGGTCGGCTCGGTGGCGAACCTGTCGAACAACCGTTTCGGCTTCGGCGTCGGCATCGGCTGGGCGCCGGAGGAGTTCGAGTGGTGCGGCCAGCCCTATGCCCGGCGCGGTGCCCGGGTGGACGAGATGATCGAGGTCATCAAGCTCGTCCTGGGCGGCGGCATGGTCGAATTCCACGGCGAGTTCTACGATTTCGAGCCGTTGCAGATGAGTCCGGCGCCGAGCGCGCCGGTGCCCTTCTACATCGGCGGCCACACCGAGGCGGCGCTGCGTCGCGCCGCCCGGGTGGGCGATGGGTGGACCTCGGCGATGATGACCTTCGACGAGCTCACCGCCACCATCGGCAAGCTCGACGCGCTGCGCGCCGAGTTCGACCGGTCGGCGGAACCGTTCGAGATCCAGGCGGTCTGCGTGGACAGGGGCGGCCGGGCCGGATACCAGGACCTGGCCGACGCCGGGGTGACCGACGCGATCGTGGTGCCCTGGCTGCTCGAGGGCATCGGCTTCGACGGCGAACTCGCGGCCAAGCAGGACGCGTTGCGCCGGTTCGCCGAGAAGTACATCGCCGATCCGATCGTCGGAAGGGACGCACGATGA
- a CDS encoding ImmA/IrrE family metallo-endopeptidase: MSQSRTQSSSRSYRRVAAAVDAVCAVAADFDATTLDEVVLAIAAERQRMIEIADAELGPGVCGQRRFYPDRDVIVLATALPSREHTLAHELGHIVFDHEGAPATEVTLEASDDLIAYMLSQRAHQQIVDDGADELAEWEAETFAAMLMTRLRVFNNRGAGVSVLRFDEALG; encoded by the coding sequence ATGAGCCAGAGCAGGACGCAGAGTAGCTCGCGGTCCTACCGCCGGGTCGCCGCCGCGGTCGACGCGGTGTGCGCGGTGGCCGCCGACTTCGACGCCACCACGCTGGACGAGGTGGTGCTCGCCATCGCGGCCGAGCGGCAGCGCATGATCGAGATCGCCGACGCCGAACTGGGCCCGGGCGTGTGCGGGCAGCGCCGCTTCTACCCCGACCGCGACGTGATCGTCCTCGCGACCGCGTTGCCGAGCCGCGAGCACACGCTGGCCCACGAACTCGGCCACATCGTGTTCGACCACGAGGGCGCCCCCGCCACCGAGGTCACCCTGGAGGCCAGTGACGATCTCATCGCGTACATGCTGAGCCAGCGGGCCCATCAGCAGATCGTGGACGACGGCGCCGACGAATTGGCCGAATGGGAGGCGGAGACCTTCGCCGCGATGCTGATGACCCGCTTGCGCGTCTTCAACAACCGGGGCGCAGGCGTCTCGGTCCTTCGATTCGATGAGGCTCTCGGATGA
- a CDS encoding enoyl-CoA hydratase family protein — MGINRHTESTGITVVTVDYPPVNAIPTDGWFAIADAVRAAGRDPETKVVVLRAENRGFNAGVDIKEIQSKPGHQALIDANHGCFEAFGAVYDCPVPVIAVVQGFCLGGGIGLVGNADVVIASDDATFGLPEVDRGALGAATHLARLVPQHLMRALFYTASTITAQQLHHHGSVYQVVPRAELDAAAMEVAKNIAAKDGRVIRAAKRALNGIDVQDVHRSYRYEQGFTFELNLAGVADEIRARFDDDLAARKAGNQEQ, encoded by the coding sequence ATGGGGATCAACCGTCACACCGAATCAACCGGCATCACCGTGGTCACGGTGGACTATCCGCCGGTCAACGCCATTCCGACCGACGGCTGGTTCGCCATCGCCGACGCCGTCCGCGCCGCGGGCCGCGACCCGGAGACCAAGGTGGTCGTGCTGCGCGCGGAGAACCGCGGCTTCAACGCCGGGGTGGACATCAAGGAGATCCAGAGCAAGCCCGGCCACCAGGCACTCATCGACGCCAACCACGGCTGCTTCGAGGCCTTCGGCGCCGTGTACGACTGCCCGGTGCCGGTGATCGCGGTGGTGCAGGGCTTCTGCCTGGGCGGCGGCATCGGCCTGGTGGGCAATGCCGACGTGGTGATCGCCTCCGACGACGCGACTTTCGGCCTGCCCGAGGTCGACCGCGGCGCGCTCGGCGCGGCCACCCATCTGGCCAGGCTGGTCCCCCAGCACCTGATGCGCGCGCTGTTCTACACCGCGAGCACGATCACCGCCCAGCAGTTGCACCACCACGGCTCGGTGTACCAGGTGGTGCCGCGCGCCGAACTCGACGCCGCCGCGATGGAGGTGGCCAAGAACATCGCCGCCAAGGACGGCCGGGTGATCCGGGCCGCCAAGCGCGCGCTCAACGGCATCGATGTGCAGGACGTGCACCGCAGCTACCGCTACGAGCAGGGCTTCACCTTCGAGCTCAACCTGGCGGGCGTCGCCGACGAGATCCGCGCGCGTTTCGACGACGACCTCGCCGCACGCAAGGCCGGAAACCAGGAGCAGTGA
- a CDS encoding SDR family oxidoreductase encodes MDEQICAGRVVIVTGAGRGIGRAHALAFAAAGARVVVNDVGTSLHGDSTGETPAQQVVGEITAAGGEAVANGDDVADWAGARNLIRQAVDTFGRLDVLVNNAGFVRDRMLVNLSEEEWDAVIRVHLKGHFATMRHAAEYWRGEAKAGRPVDARVINTSSGAGLQGSVGQANYGAAKAGIAGLTLTAAAEFARYGVTVNAIAPSARTRMTETVFADMMAKPESGFDAMAPENISPLVVWLGSTQSAGVTGRMFEVEGGKVALADGWRHGVAVDRGARWNPAELGPVVADLIAKAAPPEPVYGA; translated from the coding sequence ATGGACGAGCAGATCTGCGCGGGGCGCGTCGTCATCGTCACCGGCGCCGGACGCGGGATCGGCCGCGCGCACGCGCTGGCCTTCGCCGCCGCGGGCGCGCGCGTGGTGGTCAACGACGTCGGCACCTCGCTGCACGGCGACAGCACCGGGGAGACCCCGGCGCAGCAGGTGGTCGGTGAGATCACCGCGGCCGGTGGCGAAGCGGTCGCCAACGGCGACGACGTGGCCGACTGGGCCGGTGCGCGCAACCTGATCCGCCAGGCGGTGGACACCTTCGGCCGGCTCGACGTGCTGGTGAACAACGCGGGCTTCGTCCGTGACCGGATGCTCGTCAACCTCAGCGAGGAGGAGTGGGACGCGGTGATCCGGGTCCACCTCAAGGGTCATTTCGCCACCATGCGGCACGCCGCCGAGTACTGGCGCGGCGAAGCCAAGGCCGGGCGCCCGGTCGACGCGCGAGTGATCAACACCAGTTCGGGCGCGGGCCTGCAGGGCAGCGTCGGCCAGGCCAACTACGGCGCCGCCAAGGCCGGAATCGCCGGACTCACCCTCACCGCCGCGGCTGAGTTCGCCCGCTACGGCGTGACCGTCAACGCCATCGCGCCCTCGGCCCGCACCCGGATGACCGAGACCGTCTTCGCCGACATGATGGCCAAGCCCGAATCCGGCTTCGACGCGATGGCGCCGGAGAACATCTCCCCGCTGGTGGTGTGGCTGGGCAGCACCCAGTCGGCGGGCGTCACGGGGCGCATGTTCGAAGTCGAGGGCGGGAAGGTCGCCCTCGCCGACGGCTGGCGGCACGGTGTCGCGGTGGATCGCGGCGCCCGCTGGAATCCCGCCGAACTCGGCCCGGTCGTGGCCGACCTCATCGCCAAGGCCGCGCCGCCGGAACCGGTGTACGGAGCCTGA
- a CDS encoding SDR family oxidoreductase, with product MGLEIDLSDRVVLVTGGVRGVGAGISRAFLAAGATVVACARRPGEQPVTYEGRQAHFLPCDVRDAAAVRALIETLVDTHGRLDHVVNNAGGAPFASAATASVNFHTKIIELNLMSALWVSQAANAVMQDQPEGGSILMISSLSGHRPSPGTAAYGAAKAGVDSLTQSLSMEWAPKVRVNSLIVGPVETELSELHYGDRDGIEAVGATIPLGRLARPEDVGRAAAFLASPLAAYISGAMLQVHGGGERPPFLAASTAANGEQQRA from the coding sequence GTGGGACTCGAAATCGACCTGTCCGATCGCGTCGTCTTGGTGACCGGCGGGGTGCGCGGCGTCGGAGCCGGAATCAGCAGGGCGTTCCTCGCCGCGGGAGCCACCGTCGTGGCCTGCGCCCGCAGGCCGGGTGAGCAGCCGGTGACCTACGAGGGCAGGCAGGCCCACTTCCTGCCCTGCGACGTGCGCGACGCCGCCGCGGTCCGCGCGCTGATCGAGACGCTGGTGGACACCCACGGCAGGCTCGACCACGTGGTCAACAACGCCGGTGGCGCGCCCTTCGCCTCGGCCGCCACCGCGAGCGTCAACTTCCACACCAAGATCATCGAGCTGAATCTGATGTCCGCCCTGTGGGTTTCGCAGGCCGCCAACGCGGTGATGCAGGACCAGCCCGAGGGTGGTTCGATCCTGATGATCTCCAGCCTCAGCGGCCACCGGCCCTCGCCCGGCACCGCCGCCTACGGCGCCGCGAAGGCGGGCGTCGACAGCCTCACGCAATCGCTGTCGATGGAGTGGGCGCCGAAGGTGCGGGTGAACTCCCTGATCGTCGGCCCGGTCGAGACCGAACTGAGCGAACTGCACTACGGCGACCGCGACGGCATCGAGGCCGTCGGCGCCACCATTCCACTGGGCAGGCTGGCCCGCCCCGAGGACGTCGGCCGCGCCGCGGCGTTCCTGGCCTCCCCGCTGGCCGCCTACATCAGCGGCGCGATGTTGCAGGTGCACGGCGGCGGCGAACGACCACCTTTCCTCGCCGCGTCCACCGCGGCCAACGGCGAGCAGCAGCGGGCCTGA
- a CDS encoding steroid 3-ketoacyl-CoA thiolase → MGTPVIVEAARTPIGKRGGWLAGLHAAELLGLAQRGLLERAHLDPALVEQVVGGCVTQAGEQSNNITRVAWLHAGLPWQVGATTIDAQCGSAQQANHLIAGLIAADAIDIGMACGVEAMSRVPLGANVGENAGPRRPASWSIDLPNQFEAAERIAKRRGITRDDVDEFGLRSQRLAAQAWAEGRFEREIIPVTAPAVDKEGTLTGEKLDVTRDQGLRETTKEGLAKLKPVLEGGVHTAGSSSQISDGAAAVLLMDEKAAERTGLRPRARIRTQVLVGGEPEFHLDGPVQACSRLLERSGMSIGDIDLFEINEAFASVALSWASVHKPDMDRVNVNGGAIALGHPVGSTGSRLITTALHELERTGGATAMILMCAGGAMATGTIIERI, encoded by the coding sequence ATGGGCACACCCGTCATCGTCGAGGCCGCTCGCACCCCGATCGGCAAGCGCGGCGGCTGGCTCGCCGGCCTGCACGCCGCCGAACTGCTCGGCCTCGCCCAGCGCGGACTGCTCGAACGCGCCCACCTGGATCCGGCCCTGGTCGAGCAGGTCGTCGGCGGCTGCGTCACCCAGGCAGGCGAGCAGTCCAACAACATCACCAGGGTCGCGTGGCTGCACGCGGGCCTGCCGTGGCAGGTCGGCGCCACCACCATCGACGCCCAGTGCGGCTCGGCCCAGCAGGCCAACCACCTGATCGCCGGCCTGATCGCCGCCGACGCCATCGACATCGGCATGGCGTGCGGTGTCGAGGCGATGAGCCGGGTTCCGCTGGGCGCCAACGTCGGCGAGAACGCCGGCCCGCGCCGCCCGGCGTCGTGGAGCATCGATCTGCCGAATCAGTTCGAGGCCGCCGAGCGGATCGCCAAGCGGCGCGGCATCACCCGCGACGACGTCGACGAGTTCGGGCTGCGCTCCCAGCGCCTGGCCGCCCAGGCCTGGGCGGAGGGTCGTTTCGAGCGCGAGATCATCCCCGTCACCGCCCCCGCCGTCGACAAGGAGGGCACCCTCACCGGCGAGAAGCTCGACGTCACGCGCGACCAGGGGCTGCGCGAGACCACCAAGGAGGGCCTGGCCAAGCTGAAGCCGGTGCTGGAGGGCGGCGTGCACACCGCGGGGAGCTCCTCGCAGATCTCCGACGGCGCGGCCGCGGTGCTGCTGATGGACGAGAAGGCCGCCGAGCGAACGGGTTTGCGGCCGCGGGCGCGTATCCGCACCCAGGTGCTGGTCGGCGGCGAGCCGGAGTTCCACCTGGACGGACCCGTGCAGGCCTGCTCGCGCCTGCTGGAGCGCTCGGGTATGAGCATCGGCGACATCGACCTGTTCGAGATCAACGAGGCCTTCGCCTCGGTGGCGCTGTCGTGGGCGTCGGTGCACAAGCCGGACATGGATCGGGTCAACGTCAACGGTGGCGCGATCGCCCTCGGCCACCCCGTCGGCTCCACCGGATCGCGCCTCATCACAACCGCTTTGCACGAGCTGGAGCGGACCGGCGGCGCCACGGCGATGATCCTGATGTGCGCCGGTGGAGCCATGGCCACCGGTACCATCATCGAACGGATCTAG
- a CDS encoding CoA-transferase subunit beta — MTTTETVTRAEYCAIACAEIFAGAGEIMASPMTPMATLGARLAKLTTEPDLLLSDGEALLLAETPPLGGKAPVEGWIPFRKVFDVVASGRRHVVMGANQIDRYGNQNLSAFGAHQQPSRQMFGVRGAPGNTINHPTSYWVARHSKRVFVDRVDIVCGVGYDKVDQDNPAFRFLHLHRVVTNLGVFDFEGPGHTMRARSLHPGVTPEEVAENTSFEVAGLGEAPQTRQPTAEELRIIREVLDPKKIREKEVPSS, encoded by the coding sequence ATGACTACGACAGAGACCGTGACCAGGGCCGAGTACTGCGCGATCGCCTGCGCGGAGATCTTCGCGGGCGCGGGCGAGATCATGGCCTCGCCGATGACGCCGATGGCGACTCTCGGCGCCCGGCTGGCCAAGCTCACCACCGAGCCGGACCTGCTGCTCTCCGACGGCGAGGCGCTGCTGCTGGCCGAGACTCCCCCGCTGGGCGGCAAGGCGCCGGTCGAGGGCTGGATCCCGTTCCGCAAGGTGTTCGACGTGGTCGCCTCCGGGCGTCGGCACGTGGTGATGGGCGCCAACCAGATCGATCGGTACGGCAACCAGAACCTGTCGGCGTTCGGCGCGCACCAGCAGCCGAGCAGGCAGATGTTCGGTGTGCGTGGCGCGCCCGGCAACACCATCAACCATCCGACCAGTTACTGGGTGGCCCGGCACAGCAAGCGCGTCTTCGTCGACCGCGTGGACATCGTGTGCGGGGTCGGCTACGACAAGGTGGATCAGGACAACCCGGCCTTCCGGTTCCTGCACCTGCACCGGGTGGTGACCAACCTGGGCGTCTTCGACTTCGAGGGCCCCGGCCACACCATGCGGGCGCGCAGCCTGCATCCCGGCGTCACCCCCGAGGAAGTCGCGGAGAACACCTCCTTCGAGGTCGCCGGCCTCGGTGAGGCGCCGCAGACCAGGCAGCCCACCGCCGAGGAACTGCGCATCATCCGGGAAGTGCTCGATCCCAAGAAGATCCGCGAGAAGGAGGTGCCCTCGTCGTGA
- a CDS encoding thiolase domain-containing protein — protein sequence MSFPAAVLGTGQTHHVTKRHDVSMAGMCREAIDRALADAGLTIADIDAVVVGKAPDMFEGVMMPELFLADALGASGKPLIRVHTAGSVGGSTGIVATNLVQAGVHKRVLAVAWEKQSESNAMWALSIPVPFTMPVGAGAGGYFAPHVRSYIRRSNAPSHIGAMVAVKDRRNGAKNPLAHLRQPDITLESVLASQMLWDPIRFDETCPSSDGACAIVLGDAEAAERVEAEGRKVAWVHGTAMRTEPTTYAGRDQVNPEAGRHAAAALWEAAGITDPLEEIDAAEIYVPFSWFEPMWLENLGFAAPGEGWKLTEKGETEIGGRIPVNPSGGVLSSNPIGASGLIRFAEAAKQVMERAGDYQVKGARKALGHAYGGGSQYFSMWVVGSERPRS from the coding sequence ATGAGCTTCCCGGCCGCGGTGCTCGGCACCGGACAGACCCATCACGTGACGAAGCGGCACGACGTGTCGATGGCGGGCATGTGCCGCGAGGCGATCGATCGCGCGCTCGCCGACGCCGGGCTCACCATCGCCGACATCGACGCGGTCGTGGTGGGTAAGGCGCCCGACATGTTCGAGGGCGTCATGATGCCCGAGCTCTTCCTCGCCGACGCGCTCGGCGCCTCGGGCAAGCCGCTGATCCGCGTGCACACCGCGGGCTCGGTCGGCGGCTCCACCGGCATCGTCGCCACCAATCTGGTGCAGGCCGGTGTGCACAAGCGCGTGCTGGCCGTCGCCTGGGAGAAGCAGTCGGAGTCCAACGCCATGTGGGCGTTGTCGATCCCGGTGCCCTTCACCATGCCGGTCGGCGCGGGCGCGGGCGGCTACTTCGCCCCGCACGTGCGCTCCTACATCCGCCGCTCCAACGCGCCCAGCCACATCGGCGCGATGGTGGCCGTGAAGGATCGCCGCAACGGCGCGAAGAACCCGCTGGCCCATCTGCGTCAGCCCGACATCACCCTGGAGTCGGTGCTGGCCTCGCAGATGCTGTGGGATCCGATCCGCTTCGACGAGACCTGCCCCTCCTCCGACGGTGCCTGCGCGATCGTGCTCGGCGATGCCGAGGCCGCCGAGCGCGTGGAAGCCGAGGGCCGGAAGGTGGCGTGGGTGCACGGCACCGCGATGCGCACCGAGCCCACCACCTACGCCGGTCGCGACCAGGTCAACCCGGAGGCGGGCAGGCACGCCGCGGCCGCGCTGTGGGAGGCCGCGGGCATCACCGATCCGCTCGAGGAGATCGACGCCGCCGAGATCTACGTGCCGTTCTCCTGGTTCGAGCCGATGTGGCTGGAGAATCTGGGCTTCGCCGCCCCCGGTGAGGGCTGGAAGCTCACCGAGAAGGGCGAGACCGAGATCGGCGGCCGCATTCCCGTCAACCCCTCCGGCGGCGTGCTGTCGTCCAACCCGATCGGCGCCTCCGGGCTGATCCGGTTCGCCGAGGCGGCCAAGCAGGTGATGGAACGGGCGGGCGATTACCAGGTCAAGGGCGCGCGCAAGGCGCTCGGGCACGCCTACGGCGGCGGCTCGCAGTACTTCTCCATGTGGGTTGTCGGGTCGGAACGTCCGCGGTCATGA
- a CDS encoding cytochrome P450 produces the protein MVETRSARPNLPDGFDVTDPDIYAERVPVEEFAELRRTAPIWWNPQPPEVGGFHDDGFWVVSKHADIKEVSRRSDVFSNFENTAIPRFNDDISREQIELQRIVLLNMDAPEHTKLRKIISRGFTPRAINGLRAELSAKAEQIVKAAAAAGSGDFVTQVACELPLQAIAELIGIPQEDRMKVFNWSNQMTGYDDPDNDADPVTASAEVLGYAYQMAAARKACPADDIVTTLIEADVDGDKLTEEEFGFFVIMLAVAGNETTRNAISHGMIAFLENPDQWELYKKERPATAADEIIRWATPVTSFQRTALVDTELGGVQIKKGQRLVLLYRSANFDEDVFENPYKFDIMRADNPHLSFGGTGAHFCIGANLARLEIDLIFNAIADHLPDITRLGDPKRLRSGWLNGIKEFPVDYKTAARCPVSH, from the coding sequence GTGGTTGAGACCCGCAGCGCTCGCCCGAATCTTCCGGACGGGTTCGATGTGACGGACCCGGACATCTACGCCGAGCGAGTTCCGGTCGAAGAATTCGCCGAGCTCCGTCGGACCGCTCCCATCTGGTGGAACCCCCAGCCGCCCGAGGTCGGCGGCTTCCACGACGACGGGTTCTGGGTCGTCAGCAAGCACGCCGACATCAAGGAGGTGTCGCGGCGCAGCGATGTGTTCTCCAACTTCGAGAACACCGCCATCCCGCGCTTCAACGACGACATCTCGCGCGAGCAGATCGAGCTGCAGCGCATCGTCCTGCTCAACATGGACGCCCCCGAGCACACCAAGCTGCGCAAGATCATCTCCCGTGGCTTCACTCCGCGCGCCATCAACGGCCTGCGTGCGGAGCTGTCGGCCAAGGCCGAGCAGATCGTCAAGGCGGCGGCCGCGGCGGGCTCGGGCGACTTCGTCACCCAGGTGGCCTGTGAGCTGCCGTTGCAGGCGATCGCCGAGCTGATCGGCATCCCGCAGGAGGACCGCATGAAGGTCTTCAACTGGTCCAACCAGATGACCGGCTACGACGACCCGGACAACGACGCCGATCCGGTCACCGCCTCGGCCGAGGTGCTCGGCTACGCCTACCAGATGGCCGCCGCGCGCAAGGCCTGCCCGGCCGACGACATCGTCACCACGCTGATCGAAGCCGACGTCGACGGCGACAAGCTCACCGAGGAGGAGTTCGGGTTCTTCGTCATCATGCTGGCCGTGGCGGGCAACGAGACCACCCGCAACGCCATCTCGCACGGCATGATCGCCTTCCTGGAGAACCCCGACCAGTGGGAGCTCTACAAGAAGGAGCGCCCCGCCACCGCCGCCGACGAGATCATCCGCTGGGCCACGCCGGTCACGTCCTTCCAGCGCACCGCCCTGGTGGACACCGAGCTCGGCGGCGTGCAGATCAAGAAGGGCCAGCGCCTGGTGCTGCTCTACCGGTCGGCCAACTTCGACGAGGACGTCTTCGAGAACCCCTACAAGTTCGACATCATGCGCGCCGACAACCCGCACCTGTCCTTCGGCGGCACCGGCGCGCACTTCTGCATCGGCGCCAACCTGGCCCGGCTGGAGATCGATCTGATCTTCAACGCCATCGCCGACCACCTGCCCGACATCACCCGCCTCGGCGATCCGAAGCGACTGCGCTCGGGCTGGCTCAACGGCATCAAGGAGTTCCCGGTCGACTACAAGACCGCGGCCCGCTGCCCCGTCTCGCACTGA